The Longimicrobium sp. genome contains the following window.
CAGTTCAGAGCCCGCTTCCGGCGGAAAAGCTGGAAGCGATCCGGGCGGAGCTCCTGCGCACGCTCGGCAAGCTGGAGCGGAGCCTCAAGATCAGCGGCGAGAACGGGAAGGTCCGCGACCTGGAGCAGGACACCGTGGGCCGCCTCTCCCGGATCGACGCGATCCAGAACCAGGGGCTCACGCAAAACCTGGAGGAGCGCGAGCGCGCCCAGCTGCGCAAGGTGGCCGACGCCCTGCGCCGCCTGGAGGACGGCACCTACGGCGCCTGCAGCTCGTGCGGCGGCAGCATCCCCTTCGAGCGCCTGCTCGTCTTCCCCGAGACCCTCGCCTGCACCGCCTGCGCGCGCGGAGCGTAAGTCCGAACGAGTGCGGAAACACGGAAGCGCGTGAGTGCGTCGGGCTCGCCCGCGCACGTCATGCTGGTTTGGTTCCGCACCCGCGGGGACATCTTCTCCGGAGGTTTCCCATGCGCAACGCTTCGGCCGCGGCCCTGGCCGCGCTCGCCCTGCTGGCCGCCTGCGCCTCCGCGGGCGGCGGCGCTCCCGGCAGCCGCGGCGACGACCCCTTCCGCCCCTGCCCCGGCCAGGAGGCGGCGATGGCGGCCATCGCCGGCCGCGCGCCGAACCCCGACGGAAGGCGCATCCCGCCCGCGAGCTTCACGGTCACGACCACCACCACCGTGACGCCGGGCCAGGCTCAGCCCGCCCCGCAGCCTCCCTCCCTCGAGCTCGAGGTGGAGATGCAGGTCGACGCGGCGGGGCGGGTCACCGCCACGCGGCTGCGCCGGAGCAGCGGCCACTTCGACGTGGACCGGGCGATCACCGAGTCCGCGCGGCAGGCCCGGTTCG
Protein-coding sequences here:
- a CDS encoding TraR/DksA C4-type zinc finger protein codes for the protein MMAVQSPLPAEKLEAIRAELLRTLGKLERSLKISGENGKVRDLEQDTVGRLSRIDAIQNQGLTQNLEERERAQLRKVADALRRLEDGTYGACSSCGGSIPFERLLVFPETLACTACARGA
- a CDS encoding energy transducer TonB; protein product: MRNASAAALAALALLAACASAGGGAPGSRGDDPFRPCPGQEAAMAAIAGRAPNPDGRRIPPASFTVTTTTTVTPGQAQPAPQPPSLELEVEMQVDAAGRVTATRLRRSSGHFDVDRAITESARQARFDPATEHAFPIPGCAIWTLRSPSR